AAAAAATGATCCGTCAGATGCTACAGGTCTGGCTCACTACCTTGAGCACATGATGTTTAAAGGTACTTCCAAAATTGGTACGCAGGATTTTGAACAGGAGAAAGTATTGCTGGATAGTATTGAGCGTATGTTTGAGCACTATCGTACACTGGAAGACCCTGAAGAAAGAAAAGCGTATTATACTAAAATCGATCAAGTTTCTAATGAAGCTTCTCAGTTTGCTATTGCCAATGAGTATGATAAGCTGGTATCTCAAATGGGAGCTAAAGGTACGAATGCGTACACAACAACTGACAGAACAGTTTACGTAAATGATATTCCCTCTACAGAGCTGGAAAAATGGCTGAAAGTTGAAGGTGAGCGCTTCAGTATGATCGTTAACCGCTTGTTCCACACGGAGCTGGAGGCTGTTTATGAAGAGAAAAACCGCTCATTGGACAACGACCAATGGAAGGTTTACGAGACGCTGATGTCTTCACTTTTCCCAGAGCATAAGTATGGAACACAAACTGTAATTGGAACAATTGATCACCTGAAGAATCCTTCTATCACAGAGATCAAGAATTATTTTAACCAGTATTACAAGCCTAATAATGTTGCGATTTGCTTGAGTGGTGACCTTAATCCAGAAAAGACCATTGAGCTGATCAATAAATACTTTGGAAGCTGGCAACCTAATGAGGACCTGGAAGCATATGCTTTCACTCCAACTGAAGGTTTGAAAGCACCTGCTGAGAAAGAAGTGTTTGGTCCAAGTGCTGCAATGGTTACAATGGCGTATCGTTTTCCGGGTGAATCTTCAAACTCGAGAGAGTTCCTGAAAATGAAGCTTTGTGATATGATATTGTCAAACAGCAGTGCGGGATTGATTGACCTAAACCTGAAGCAAAAGCAGGAGGTGTTGGATGCTAGTTGTTATCCATATGAAATGAACGACTATTCTATGCACGTACTTTATGGAGTGCCTAGAGAGGGTCAGGAGCTAGAAGAAGTAAAAGACTTGCTCCTTGCTCAGGTAGAAAAACTGAAAAAAGGAGAGTTTGAGGATTGGCTACTAGATGCGGTTGTAAATGATTTGAAGAAAAGCCAAATCAAGAAGTTTGAAAGAAATAGTAGTAGGGCGGGTGAGTTTGTGATAGCTTTTACGAACAATATCGCTTGGGAAGACTATGTGGATGATATCGATGAGATGAGAACTATCTCAAAAGATGAGTTGGTGAGATTTGCAAACGAGTACTATAAGGATAACTATGTAGTTGTTTACAAGCGCACAGGCGAAGACCCTAATGCTCAGAAAGTAGAAAAGCCTCAAATCTCAAAAGTATCACTGAATAGAGACAAGCAGTCTGATTATTTGATGGAGATTGCAGCAATGGAGTCTCCTAAATCGAACCCAATGTTCCTTGATTACCAAAAAGACATCAAGGAGACTAAAATGAAAAGCGATGTACTGGTTCGATATAAGAATAACGAGGAAAATGACCTGTTTACAGCATATTATTTACTGGATGTGGGAAGCAATACCAACCCTAAATTAAGTTTGGCTGTTGAGTATCTTGAATATTTGGGTACAGACAAGTTGTCTTCTGAGCAGGTGAAAAAAGAGTTCTATAAGTTAGGAAGTAACTTTGGTGTAAACGTAGCTGAAGATCGTGTATATGTTTACTTGGATGGACTTGATGAGAACATGGACAAAGCGTTGGTGCTGTTCGAGGACTTGTTGAAAAATGCGAAGCCTGACCAAGATGCATTAGACAAGCTGATCGCAAACAAGGTTAAAGAAAGACAGGACATTCAGAAGGATAAGGGCAGAATCCTGTTCCAAGGCATGATGAATTATGGTTTGTACGGTGCTAATTCTCCATTAACCAATACACTTTCCAATGAAGAGTTGCAGGACCTGACAGCAGAGGAGTTGGTTATGCTGATGAAAGAACTTCCTACATTAGAACACAGAGTATTGTACTATGGTCCAAGAGAAATGGATGAAGTAGTTGCGACATTGAATCAGCACCGTGAACTTCCTGAAAAGTTGAAGCCACTGCCTGAGCAGAAAGACTTTGTAAAGCAGGACGTGGATAAGACGAAGGTTTTCTGGACCAATTATGATATGGTTCAGGCTGAAATACTATTCCTTGCTAAAGGCAATGAGTATTCGGCTGAAAGAGAAGCCGCATCAAGGTTGTTCAATGAGTACTTCGGTGGAGGTATGGGCTCTATTGTTTTCCAAGAAATGAGAGAGGCGCAAGGGTTAGCTTATTCCGTATTCAGTGCATACCGTACAAGTAGCGAAAAAGCGAAAGCAGATTATACATTGGCTTATGTAGGAACGCAAGCAGACAAGTTGAACGAAGCAATGAGGGAAATGAAAAAGCTGATGGACAACTTGCCTGAAGATGAGAAAGCCTTCAATACAGCAAAAGCATCTTTGTTGAGCAAGATTGAAAGTGAGCGTATCACAAAGTCTTCGGTATTGTTTAATTATGAAAGTGCCTTGAAAAAGGGACTTGATCATGATATTAGAAAAGACGTGTACAACGCTGTTCAGAATATGACATTGGAAGACGTTAAGGCTTTTCACCAGAACTTTATCAAGGATCAGAATTATGTGATCTGTGTGGTAGGGGATAAAAAGAAGCTGGATTTCAATGTGTTGAAAGCTTATGGAGAGACACGTGAACTGACTTTGGAAGACCTTTTTGCTTTTGAACAAAAAGAGAGAGTGGCTCAAGAGCAATAATGAGCTTAAGTGAATTACTTATTTGTAAATACACTTAGTTATATACAAAAAAGGTAGTCAACCCTGCTGACCATATGCTTTCGGTCAGTAGGGTTTTCTTTTGATATTCAGGAGCGATAATTAGTAGTTGTATCCTAGTATGTTAGGAGATTATGTAGACTTAGTGTTATACTTTTCATTAAGAGTTGTTTAATATTGATAATTAGTGTTATTTTCGAGTTTTTAGTGTAAATAAATCTTGAAAAAGAACAATTCTACGTTATAGTAATGAAAGGTTTTGAGGAAGACCGATGCAATAAGCATTTTTGGGTACTCCATTGAGATTTTTTAAAGGGAATAAAACGAATTACAAAAGCTAAAAACGACTGATTATGCTTGGCAGCAAGTCACTGCCTGTACTACTATTTTTGATTACTCATTTTTTTGTGACAAGTCAATTGGCTAATGCACAAGGAGAAGAGAAACTTTTGAATGTACAGGAGAAAGAAAAAAGCATTTTTTATAAGCCCCAAATTCTGACAGACAGATATTTAAGCTTGTATTTTCAGGTAGGAACGGCCCATTATTATGGGGATTTATCACCATCCCCTTCTGCCTTTGGGACAGATCTTGGTCTATCGGGAGCTTCATTCAGTTTGGGTGCTGAAAAACAATTTACACAACGGTTGAGTGCATCGGCAGGACTTTCTTGGTCCCGAATTAAGGGGGATGATGCACAGAGCAGTGATCCAAATACCTTTGCGTATGCTAGGAACCTACACTTCCGTAATGATATTTGGGAAATAGCAGCCCGTGGACAGTTCAATGTCTTCCGCCATACAAATCACTTTTCTGAGAGACCTAAGGTGAATCCTTACCTGTTTGCAGGTTTAGGTTTTTATGTACACAACCCTCAGGCGAAAACAACGAAGGGAAATGGTGATTTTTGGGTTCCACTTCGACCATTGCAAACAGAAGGACAAAGTTACAGCAGGTTAGGTTTTACGATACCTTATGGTGCTGGTGTAAACTTCCGCTTGAATGATCGTTTTGATTTAGGGGTTGAGTTTGGCTTTAGGGCAACATTCACTGATTACCTCGATGATGTGAGCAACCGCTATATTGCTACTTCTTCTTTTGAGGACAACAGTTTAGCCATACAGATGGCCGACCGTTCGCAAGAGTCAATAGCTGTATTGACCGGTGATAATCGAGTGGTAGCAGGAGAACGTTTTTCAGAAGGTGATATGAGAGGAGATCCATCAAGTAAGGATGGGTACTTTACTGCAGGAGTAAAATTGAAGTACATCATCTCCAAAAACAAACCTAGAAAGGAGCTTTCCAAATTGCATAATATGCATTTCCCTACAAACGGTCAGGATGGTATTTGGAAGTTTGAAAGAAAAACAGAAGCTGACCAAAAAGAGGTGATTTACCGCTCTTATAAGGATCGTTATACTGTAATGCCATTAGCCGTCAATACGGAGCATTCGGAAAGTATGCCTGCTTATTATAAGGGAGGTATTTTGTTTGCGTCTGATAAGAATAGTGGCAAGTACCTAAGAAAAGCAGGGCGTAAAGCCTATTACAACTTCTACTATTCACCTATTCATGACATTTTCAGAAATGAAATTACAAGACCTGTTGTGATAGAGGATCAAAAGCTGAATGGTTTTCATCATGAGGGAGCAACTTCATGGAAGAAGGAAGGAAAGGTAATTATTGCGGTTTGTGATAGACAGAACCCTGATGAAGAAATGCAGCAATACCAGTTCTATGAAGTGGAGGCAATAGCTGAGAACAACTGGCAGTTTGCACAGCCACTTCCTTTCAATTCAGATAAATTTTCTGTTTCGCAGCCATCTTTAAGTGAAGATGGAAATACCCTCTATTTCGTATCGGACATGGAAGGAGGATACGGTGGAACGGATATTTATGTGAGTTATAAGTATAAAGGGCAGTGGACGTATCCAATGAACCTTGGAGAGCCTGTTAATACAGCAGGGAATGAGTTGACTCCTTTTATTCACAAAGACAGTACACTTTATTTTGCTTCAGATGGACATTTGGGGTTGGGTGGTTTGGATATGTATGAAGCAACCTCCCAGAAAGATGAAGGTTTTAATAAAGTAGTTAACCTTGGAGCACCAGTAAACTCATCTGATGATGATTTTGGGTTGATTCTGAATTCTGTAAAGCGTGAAGGTTATTTTACATCCAACAGAAGAGGAGGCAAAGGTGGTAACGATATTTACCAGCTGACAGTAGAGCGATTGCCAATGTCCCGATTGTTGACAGGTGAAGATTCAGATATGATTGAAGTAATTGACATGAAGCTGAATGGAGCTGTAATGATTAAGGACAGAAAGGTTAATGTTGCCGGAGCCTTGGTAACACTGACCAATGTACTGGATGATACAAGACAAATCCATAGGACTGACCGTAAAGGTAATTTCAGCTTTGATATCAAGAATGAAAATATCTATGAACTGAGTGCTTCGGTAAGGGGCTACAAGCGAATGGAAGCGGTAGAACTGTCAACAGTAGGGATTAAAAAGGAGAAAGAGATTTGGAAAGACCTAGAAGTGGAAGCAATGGACTACCGCTTGGCTATTAAAGGAAACGTGACAGATGTACGTAGTGGTAATTCACTTAGGAATGTGAAAGTAACCTTACTAAACCTGCATGATGACAAAGAGCAAAGTGTCTTTACTGACAAGGAAGGTACTTACAGGTTTAAGCTAGAGCAGGATTGTAGTTATGTCATTTTTGTTTCAGAAGAAGGTTATGAACATAAGAACTACGATATCTCAACTTTTAATATCCGTTCGTCAGGTACTATCAGGCTTGATATTTCTCTGAATATGAATAACTAAAAATTACTTTTAGAGAGTACAACATAAAAAAGCAGGGTATCCAATACTGGATACCCTGCTTTTTTTTATCTGTATGTTAGGCTTATTTACTTTCGCTTTTTGCAGCAGCGCTTGCAGGTGCAGGAGCGGCTTCAGCAGCAGCGTTTTTAGTGTCAACCTCTTCACCATTGTAGTGAGCTTTTACTTTGCTTTCCAGTTCTTCCATTAGTTCAGGGTTGTCTTTGATCATCTCTTTTACAGTCTCACGACCTTGTCCTAGCTTAGTGCCTTGGTAAGAGAACCATGAACCTGCTTTCTTCACAATGTCCAGATCAACAGCCATATCCAATACTTCACCAGCTCTTGAGATACCTTCACCGTAAAGAATATCAAACTCAACTTGCTTGAATGGAGGGGCCACTTTGTTCTTCTGAACTTTCACTCTGGTTCTGTTACCAGTGATGTTGTCAGCAGATTCTTTGATCGCACCAATTCTACGGATATCCAATCTAACAGAAGCGTAGTATTTAAGAGCGTTACCACCTGTAGTTGTCTCTGGGCTACCGAACATTACACCGATCTTATCACGTAACTGGTTGATAAAGATACAGCAGCAGTTTGTCTTGTTAATAGCACCTGTCAGCTTTCTTAATGCTTGAGACATCAATCTTGCTTGCAGACCCATTTTACTGTCACCCATATCTCCTTCAAGCTCAGCTTTAGGAACCAGGGCTGCTACTGAGTCGATAACGATAATGTCAATAGCACCTGAGCGTACCAAGTGTTCAGCAATTTCAAGTGCTTGCTCACCATGGTCAGGTTGTGCGATTAGCAGGCGATCCATATCAATGCCAAGCTTCTCTGCATATATTTTATCGAAAGCGTGTTCTGCATCTACAAAGGCAGCCATGCCACCTTGCTTTTGTGCTTCAGCAATGGTATGAAGCGCAAGCGTTGTTTTACCAGATGATTCAGGACCGTAAACCTCTACAATTCTACCTCTAGGAAGACCACCTACACCCAATGCCAGATCAAGTCCCAAAGAACCTGTTGAGATTGTAGCTACATCTACCACATGCTCATCTGTCATCTTCATGACAGCACCTTTACCGTATGATTTTTCTAGTTTGGCAATAGTAAGCTCTAACGCTTTTAATTTCTCTTGTTGATCTTTTTCTGAAGCCATCTTATATGAAATTTTGAATTCTTAAACGCTGAAACAATTTAATAAATACAACGGCATTTTACAGCCGAACCATCAGAAAATACAAATGTATTGATATGAGTATTACTTTTCTGATCTTGTTATATGACAAAGGTATTTGAGTAGACCGTAAATGAAGTACGGAGTGAAAAAATTTCCTTAATTATTTTACAGATTTAAGAAAATTTCTCTTACAAGTTGTAGCGTAAAATGATGTATGACAGGCAAATAATGGTATAAATAATTGTGAGAGGAAGTCCGGTCTTTAGAAAATCTTTTGGGGTATAACCACCAGGAGCATAGACCATCCAGTTGGTCTGGTAGCTTACAGGTGTCAGAAAGGCTGCAGATGCGCCAAATGCAATCGCCAGAAAGAAAGGTGTTCCGTCAACCCCGAGTTCAATACTGGCAGAGTAAGCAATTGGAAATGTTATTGATACAGCCGCTACATTGGTGACAAAAGAAGTAATGATGACGGTTAATAGAAATAAGCCACTTAATATTCCGATTTGACCTAATGGGTAGAATAGTTGGATATAAAGTGCAGATACCATCTGAGCAGCACCTGTATCGATAAACGCCTTACTGAGTGCTAGAGCAGAAACAAGTAAAACAACCAAGTCTAGGTCAATTTCGGATGAAAGGTTTCTAAAGGAAGTCAGTTTGAGTACCAACAATGAAGTTAGTATCAGTAATGTAGTGGTGAAGATGTCCCAAAACCCAAACAGTAGCCCACCAATAATGATAGCGGACATCCAAAGAAACTTATTGGTGA
This portion of the Limibacter armeniacum genome encodes:
- a CDS encoding M16 family metallopeptidase, with translation MRKLQSLMMTAAICGVFACERPSEMQQKYETHTATEGDFTYEYVSNDPLGARIYTLDNGLKVYLSVYKDAPRIQTYIAVKAGGKNDPSDATGLAHYLEHMMFKGTSKIGTQDFEQEKVLLDSIERMFEHYRTLEDPEERKAYYTKIDQVSNEASQFAIANEYDKLVSQMGAKGTNAYTTTDRTVYVNDIPSTELEKWLKVEGERFSMIVNRLFHTELEAVYEEKNRSLDNDQWKVYETLMSSLFPEHKYGTQTVIGTIDHLKNPSITEIKNYFNQYYKPNNVAICLSGDLNPEKTIELINKYFGSWQPNEDLEAYAFTPTEGLKAPAEKEVFGPSAAMVTMAYRFPGESSNSREFLKMKLCDMILSNSSAGLIDLNLKQKQEVLDASCYPYEMNDYSMHVLYGVPREGQELEEVKDLLLAQVEKLKKGEFEDWLLDAVVNDLKKSQIKKFERNSSRAGEFVIAFTNNIAWEDYVDDIDEMRTISKDELVRFANEYYKDNYVVVYKRTGEDPNAQKVEKPQISKVSLNRDKQSDYLMEIAAMESPKSNPMFLDYQKDIKETKMKSDVLVRYKNNEENDLFTAYYLLDVGSNTNPKLSLAVEYLEYLGTDKLSSEQVKKEFYKLGSNFGVNVAEDRVYVYLDGLDENMDKALVLFEDLLKNAKPDQDALDKLIANKVKERQDIQKDKGRILFQGMMNYGLYGANSPLTNTLSNEELQDLTAEELVMLMKELPTLEHRVLYYGPREMDEVVATLNQHRELPEKLKPLPEQKDFVKQDVDKTKVFWTNYDMVQAEILFLAKGNEYSAEREAASRLFNEYFGGGMGSIVFQEMREAQGLAYSVFSAYRTSSEKAKADYTLAYVGTQADKLNEAMREMKKLMDNLPEDEKAFNTAKASLLSKIESERITKSSVLFNYESALKKGLDHDIRKDVYNAVQNMTLEDVKAFHQNFIKDQNYVICVVGDKKKLDFNVLKAYGETRELTLEDLFAFEQKERVAQEQ
- a CDS encoding DUF6089 family protein; the encoded protein is MLGSKSLPVLLFLITHFFVTSQLANAQGEEKLLNVQEKEKSIFYKPQILTDRYLSLYFQVGTAHYYGDLSPSPSAFGTDLGLSGASFSLGAEKQFTQRLSASAGLSWSRIKGDDAQSSDPNTFAYARNLHFRNDIWEIAARGQFNVFRHTNHFSERPKVNPYLFAGLGFYVHNPQAKTTKGNGDFWVPLRPLQTEGQSYSRLGFTIPYGAGVNFRLNDRFDLGVEFGFRATFTDYLDDVSNRYIATSSFEDNSLAIQMADRSQESIAVLTGDNRVVAGERFSEGDMRGDPSSKDGYFTAGVKLKYIISKNKPRKELSKLHNMHFPTNGQDGIWKFERKTEADQKEVIYRSYKDRYTVMPLAVNTEHSESMPAYYKGGILFASDKNSGKYLRKAGRKAYYNFYYSPIHDIFRNEITRPVVIEDQKLNGFHHEGATSWKKEGKVIIAVCDRQNPDEEMQQYQFYEVEAIAENNWQFAQPLPFNSDKFSVSQPSLSEDGNTLYFVSDMEGGYGGTDIYVSYKYKGQWTYPMNLGEPVNTAGNELTPFIHKDSTLYFASDGHLGLGGLDMYEATSQKDEGFNKVVNLGAPVNSSDDDFGLILNSVKREGYFTSNRRGGKGGNDIYQLTVERLPMSRLLTGEDSDMIEVIDMKLNGAVMIKDRKVNVAGALVTLTNVLDDTRQIHRTDRKGNFSFDIKNENIYELSASVRGYKRMEAVELSTVGIKKEKEIWKDLEVEAMDYRLAIKGNVTDVRSGNSLRNVKVTLLNLHDDKEQSVFTDKEGTYRFKLEQDCSYVIFVSEEGYEHKNYDISTFNIRSSGTIRLDISLNMNN
- the recA gene encoding recombinase RecA — its product is MASEKDQQEKLKALELTIAKLEKSYGKGAVMKMTDEHVVDVATISTGSLGLDLALGVGGLPRGRIVEVYGPESSGKTTLALHTIAEAQKQGGMAAFVDAEHAFDKIYAEKLGIDMDRLLIAQPDHGEQALEIAEHLVRSGAIDIIVIDSVAALVPKAELEGDMGDSKMGLQARLMSQALRKLTGAINKTNCCCIFINQLRDKIGVMFGSPETTTGGNALKYYASVRLDIRRIGAIKESADNITGNRTRVKVQKNKVAPPFKQVEFDILYGEGISRAGEVLDMAVDLDIVKKAGSWFSYQGTKLGQGRETVKEMIKDNPELMEELESKVKAHYNGEEVDTKNAAAEAAPAPASAAAKSESK